The Pecten maximus chromosome 14, xPecMax1.1, whole genome shotgun sequence genome includes a region encoding these proteins:
- the LOC117342051 gene encoding somatostatin receptor type 2-like, translated as MDANFYNNSSQTTAKDYFSLEDSDSLVLYQLARVMTIYVQPVICIAGLAGNIISLLVFLSKDLRKTSSNIYLGGLSACGSLFLIALFLVWLEVTGFRLVHEPIWCQSIVFVTYVCSFLTVWFVVCITVENYIFTFHLKKATYFCTVSKAKVIVFTVTIIGIAIYLFVMWASGVVIVKGHNICTESASHPRITEIFTYIDTVVVLVLPSVILVLLIGAILIKHVWITRSDIRTRLSKKEKSLVKITRVLLAIGINYVVLSAPSYINKVRFIIMTAFTDIRPTITDRSLNQIFQIIFYMTFCVNFLFYILWSVNFRRGLKKLFSINKCHHETKFENGRQRILHDLT; from the coding sequence ATGGATGCAAACTTCTACAACAATTCCTCGCAGACAACTGCGAAAGATTACTTCTCCCTGGAAGATTCCGACTCGCTCGTGCTTTACCAGTTAGCTCGCGTGATGACCATATATGTGCAACCCGTGATCTGCATTGCGGGCTTAGCTGGCAATATCATATCATTGCTTGTTTTTCTGTCAAAAGACTTGAGGAAAACCTCATCAAACATCTACCTTGGTGGACTGTCGGCCTGTGGTTCTCTCTTCCTCATTGCCCTGTTCCTAGTCTGGCTGGAAGTAACCGGTTTCAGACTGGTACACGAGCCGATCTGGTGTCAGAGTATTGTTTTCGTGACTTACGTTTGCAGTTTCCTGACCGTGTGGTTTGTTGTTTGCATCACAGTGGagaattatatatttacattccatTTAAAAAAAGCAACATACTTCTGTACTGTTTCTAAAGCAAAGGTTATTGTATTTACGGTGACAATAATTGGAATTGCTATCTATCTGTTTGTTATGTGGGCCTCTGGAGTAGTGATTGTCAAAGGACACAATATATGTACAGAGTCGGCGTCTCATCCCCGAATCACCGAAATCTTCACTTACATCGATACAGTGGTGGTCCTGGTGCTTCCATCTGTCATATTGGTTTTGTTGATCGGCGCTATTCTCATCAAACATGTATGGATAACACGGTCGGATATACGGACACGTCTGTCGAAAAAGGAAAAATCATTAGTGAAGATAACGAGGGTACTGCTTGCTATAGGAATTAATTACGTTGTACTAAGCGCACCTTCATACATCAACAAAGTCCGCTTTATCATAATGACAGCTTTCACGGACATCCGCCCCACTATTACGGACCGGTCACTGAATCAAATATTTCAGATCATATTCTATATGACGTTTTGTGTGAACTTTCTATTCTACATCCTGTGGAGTGTCAATTTCAGACGAGGTCTCAAGAAGTTGTTTTCTATCAACAAATGTCATCAcgaaacaaaatttgaaaatggtCGACAGCGCATACTTCATGATTTGACCTGA